A single Corynebacterium resistens DSM 45100 DNA region contains:
- a CDS encoding DUF3662 and FHA domain-containing protein, with amino-acid sequence MDLFGRFRKLDSSLQRGLDNGLARVFGGEVVPTEIDELLKQQAEDSVMTDNYGQQLAPCYYTVLVSQDDHQSLIEHRPNLESDLADRLTRFIRNNGWATPSPVRVEIEAHRNLHSGQLRARSLFSEPDHRSSHSDANEANDNANHQVPNNLGGAPNEGDHTHAAGQQGGLPDGSYPDSYPGQQLRSPAQWPQREANGQREVAAREYDAVSAGNSSNEVPPGVSTVHDAEFTEDRGCIDDASSDRVYEDTAFSEATYREPVEEHASGTGSAGFDGSTPNDPNTSGANTHNGEYDHGSDAAGQSHNVSGSRGLADIVRSSSANAHNAGSAIEPSAGANASVASSAVSGTAGATAAAGAAGINHEAADSAADNQAMQRSQDSGPDSQGANDGWAGEQGGVGEENDPATGQQEAQQPSYPGTEIIAQSAPDAPVKGGEGYGDQESDVRVTLHLRDGSDRKYQLREGSNLIGRGNGVDLRIPDTGVSRQHADIVWDGYDAVLTDLHSTNGTTVNDTPVENWLLADGDLIIVGHSEILVQFEQK; translated from the coding sequence ATGGATCTTTTCGGTCGATTCCGCAAGTTGGACAGCTCGCTGCAACGTGGCCTCGATAACGGTTTGGCGCGCGTTTTTGGCGGCGAGGTAGTTCCCACCGAAATTGATGAACTGCTGAAGCAGCAGGCAGAAGACTCGGTCATGACCGACAACTACGGTCAGCAACTCGCACCCTGCTACTACACTGTGTTGGTCTCCCAGGATGACCACCAGAGCCTCATCGAGCATCGCCCTAATCTTGAATCCGATCTCGCCGACCGTCTCACCCGCTTCATCCGCAACAATGGTTGGGCTACCCCCAGCCCCGTTCGCGTAGAGATCGAGGCCCACCGCAATCTTCACAGTGGCCAATTGCGTGCTCGTTCCCTCTTCAGTGAACCCGATCACCGTTCTTCTCACTCCGACGCCAACGAAGCGAACGACAACGCGAACCACCAGGTCCCTAACAACCTTGGCGGTGCTCCCAATGAGGGTGATCACACTCACGCAGCCGGCCAACAAGGCGGGCTCCCAGACGGCAGCTATCCCGATTCTTACCCGGGGCAACAGCTGCGCTCCCCTGCGCAATGGCCGCAGAGAGAAGCCAATGGCCAGCGCGAGGTCGCTGCGCGGGAATACGATGCCGTTTCTGCCGGCAATAGCTCCAACGAGGTTCCGCCTGGCGTGAGCACCGTGCACGACGCGGAATTCACCGAGGACCGCGGGTGCATCGATGATGCCTCCAGCGATCGCGTGTACGAGGACACCGCCTTTAGCGAGGCAACCTACCGTGAACCGGTGGAGGAGCACGCCAGTGGCACGGGTTCTGCCGGTTTTGATGGGTCAACACCCAACGACCCGAACACCTCAGGCGCCAACACTCACAATGGCGAATACGACCATGGATCCGATGCAGCTGGGCAGAGCCACAACGTTTCTGGAAGTCGCGGATTGGCTGATATCGTCCGATCGAGCTCGGCCAATGCCCACAATGCAGGTTCTGCGATCGAACCAAGTGCAGGGGCCAATGCTTCAGTTGCCTCATCGGCGGTCTCAGGAACAGCCGGTGCCACAGCAGCCGCTGGTGCTGCTGGGATTAACCATGAAGCAGCCGACAGTGCTGCAGACAACCAAGCCATGCAGCGCTCGCAAGACAGTGGCCCGGATTCCCAGGGTGCAAATGACGGCTGGGCTGGGGAACAAGGTGGCGTCGGAGAAGAAAATGACCCAGCAACTGGGCAGCAGGAAGCCCAGCAGCCCAGCTACCCAGGTACGGAGATCATTGCGCAGTCTGCTCCCGATGCGCCTGTGAAAGGCGGGGAAGGCTATGGCGATCAGGAGTCTGATGTTCGCGTCACACTGCATCTGCGTGATGGGTCCGATCGCAAGTACCAGCTCCGGGAGGGCTCAAACCTCATCGGGCGCGGTAACGGCGTGGACCTGCGCATTCCCGATACGGGCGTGTCCCGGCAGCACGCGGACATCGTGTGGGATGGCTATGATGCCGTGCTGACCGATCTGCACTCCACGAATGGCACAACAGTCAATGACACTCCAGTCGAGAACTGGCTACTGGCCGATGGCGATTTGATTATCGTGGGGCATTCCGAGATTTTGGTTCAGTTCGAACAGAAGTAG
- a CDS encoding peptide MFS transporter — MTAIEHRTITAIPPALPAIAGVEMWERFSFYGMQAILTYYLYDQATGLALEKTHATALVGAYGALLYLFTFAGGWISDRVLGAERTLLTGAGLLIAGHLSLSLVPGFPGLFAGLLPLALGSGLLKTAAITVLGAAFPPQAGARDGAFQIFYLGINVGALLGPILTGWLAQTHGYHVGFGAAALLMVIGCVMYLALRSRMLSNLDTVARALVTQPANPLAKQQLAIVLVFATLIVIAGIWSIAARVITPDRMAFGLLIATVTVALGLFAVMLTSPRVTPDERSRVLGFIPLFVASTMYWALQSQTYGVLAVYSEQRLDRTLGSFEFPAAWTQSLNPFYILVFTLPIAGLLTLRAMPSRNRLMGGGLVIAGAGILSLLPFVNSASVPFLALAVCILLMSLGELFIGPIGMAATAAHAPAAFATRFSALFFLSLAIGTSLAGSLSTFYSPETELIYLTVVGLVPIGTGLAIALRRAKH; from the coding sequence ATGACAGCAATTGAACACCGTACAATTACAGCGATTCCACCTGCCTTACCCGCTATCGCTGGAGTGGAGATGTGGGAGCGGTTCAGCTTTTATGGCATGCAGGCCATCCTGACCTACTACCTCTACGATCAAGCAACAGGTCTAGCGCTAGAAAAAACACATGCCACCGCACTAGTCGGTGCGTATGGCGCGCTTTTGTACCTGTTTACGTTCGCTGGAGGTTGGATCTCGGATCGCGTCCTCGGCGCCGAGCGCACGCTGCTCACGGGTGCGGGCCTACTGATCGCCGGTCATCTTTCGCTATCCCTAGTGCCGGGATTTCCAGGACTATTTGCTGGTTTACTACCCCTCGCGTTGGGTTCGGGCCTGCTAAAAACAGCAGCAATTACAGTTCTCGGTGCAGCGTTTCCTCCCCAGGCTGGCGCCCGAGACGGAGCATTCCAAATCTTCTATCTAGGCATTAACGTCGGTGCGCTTCTCGGTCCGATACTTACCGGCTGGCTCGCACAAACACATGGATACCATGTCGGTTTCGGCGCGGCGGCGCTACTCATGGTGATCGGCTGCGTCATGTACCTCGCCCTGCGCTCTCGAATGTTGTCCAACCTAGACACCGTAGCGCGGGCACTGGTTACCCAACCGGCCAATCCCCTCGCGAAGCAACAATTAGCGATTGTTCTAGTGTTCGCCACATTGATTGTCATAGCCGGTATTTGGTCTATTGCGGCTAGAGTGATTACGCCGGATCGGATGGCTTTTGGGCTCCTCATTGCGACTGTGACCGTAGCTTTGGGGCTATTCGCCGTGATGCTTACCTCGCCACGCGTAACTCCGGATGAGCGTTCCCGCGTTCTTGGTTTCATCCCCTTGTTCGTAGCTTCCACGATGTACTGGGCTTTGCAGTCCCAGACCTACGGTGTTTTAGCGGTGTACTCCGAGCAGCGCCTTGACCGAACCCTTGGTTCGTTCGAATTCCCCGCGGCGTGGACCCAGTCGCTCAACCCCTTCTACATTCTGGTCTTCACTTTGCCTATCGCAGGCCTACTCACCCTTCGAGCGATGCCCAGCCGCAATCGCCTCATGGGTGGCGGTCTCGTGATAGCTGGCGCGGGGATCCTATCCCTGCTGCCCTTCGTCAACTCAGCTTCGGTTCCGTTTCTAGCCCTGGCTGTCTGCATCCTTCTGATGAGCTTGGGCGAACTATTCATTGGGCCCATTGGGATGGCCGCGACGGCCGCGCATGCCCCGGCAGCGTTCGCCACCCGTTTCTCTGCCTTGTTCTTCCTATCGTTGGCCATCGGCACATCGCTGGCGGGCAGCCTCTCCACGTTCTATTCCCCAGAAACGGAACTGATTTACCTAACTGTGGTGGGGTTGGTGCCGATCGGTACGGGTCTCGCGATTGCCCTCAGACGGGCAAAACACTGA
- a CDS encoding adenosylmethionine--8-amino-7-oxononanoate transaminase, whose translation MKSLNSVQVNRIDAAHIWHPYAAPGVPTLQVVGTEGAYLQLADGRQVIDGMSSWWAACHGHSHPRLVAAAKQQIDSFSHVMFGGLTHEPAARLTANLMELTANEFAQVFYSDSGSVSVEVAVKMALQYSRGIGKPERTKLLTWRSGYHGDTFAAMSVCDPHGGMHSLWTGILAEQIFAPAPPVEGASPEEHAAYLAQMEQLITDEVAGIIIEPGVQGAGGMRFHDLQLVAGVRELCDKHEIVMIADEIATGFGRAGELFMTQAAGVVPDIMCVGKALTGGFMSLAATLATERIAKGMQPRALMHGPTFMANPLACAVAAESTAIIAEGTWRSDVSRIEAGLRAGIPGARVRGAIGVLEMDHEVDMVQATAAALEHGVWLRPFGRLIYTMPPYVCTDEEIARICWAVIAAGETA comes from the coding sequence ATGAAATCTTTGAACAGCGTTCAAGTGAACCGGATTGATGCCGCTCATATTTGGCATCCCTATGCCGCTCCCGGCGTACCAACCCTCCAGGTTGTTGGCACTGAAGGCGCGTATTTACAGCTTGCCGATGGTCGACAGGTTATCGATGGGATGAGTTCGTGGTGGGCAGCCTGTCACGGGCATTCCCATCCGCGGCTCGTAGCTGCCGCGAAGCAGCAAATAGATAGTTTTAGCCATGTCATGTTTGGTGGCCTCACACACGAACCTGCCGCCCGCCTTACCGCTAATCTTATGGAGCTGACTGCTAACGAGTTCGCTCAAGTCTTCTATTCGGATTCTGGTTCAGTTTCTGTGGAAGTAGCAGTGAAGATGGCGCTGCAGTACTCTCGCGGGATTGGAAAGCCGGAACGCACCAAGCTTTTGACATGGCGTTCGGGCTACCACGGGGACACCTTCGCGGCAATGAGTGTCTGTGATCCACATGGTGGCATGCATTCGCTGTGGACCGGGATCCTCGCCGAACAAATCTTTGCACCTGCTCCACCTGTTGAAGGCGCAAGTCCAGAAGAACATGCCGCATACCTCGCACAGATGGAACAACTCATTACTGACGAGGTAGCTGGCATCATCATCGAACCAGGCGTGCAAGGAGCCGGCGGTATGCGCTTTCACGATCTGCAACTAGTCGCCGGGGTTCGCGAGCTGTGTGACAAGCATGAAATCGTCATGATCGCCGATGAAATCGCTACCGGGTTTGGCAGGGCAGGTGAGCTCTTCATGACCCAGGCTGCGGGCGTGGTGCCAGACATCATGTGCGTAGGCAAGGCGCTAACTGGTGGATTCATGTCGCTAGCCGCCACACTCGCTACCGAGCGGATAGCTAAAGGAATGCAGCCCCGTGCGCTCATGCACGGCCCAACCTTCATGGCCAATCCGCTTGCCTGTGCCGTAGCTGCCGAATCTACCGCGATAATTGCCGAAGGCACCTGGCGCAGCGATGTCTCGCGAATTGAGGCCGGCCTGCGCGCAGGGATTCCAGGAGCCAGGGTGCGTGGCGCGATTGGGGTGTTGGAGATGGACCATGAGGTGGATATGGTGCAAGCCACCGCTGCAGCCCTTGAACACGGTGTTTGGCTGCGCCCATTCGGAAGGTTGATCTACACCATGCCACCGTATGTCTGCACTGATGAGGAAATCGCTCGCATTTGCTGGGCGGTCATTGCTGCTGGGGAGACCGCATGA
- the bioD gene encoding dethiobiotin synthase — MIYCITGTNTDVGKTIATAALAAHHAAKGARVVVAKPVQTGEPAGHGDAATISNLAGVETCEFVRYPEPLAPNLSARRAAMPQPDRAELVQWIRSIEADFVFVEGSGGLLVRLADDFTLADIAVDLGAPLIVVTTLGLGSLNAAELTVKAARARGLDVVGLIGGSLPAEPDLATRLNLEELPHVTGVPLLGCIPAGAGAMNQEQFCSQVRLNPVPLLPPAP; from the coding sequence ATGATCTACTGCATTACAGGAACCAATACCGACGTCGGTAAGACTATCGCCACCGCGGCCTTGGCAGCGCACCATGCTGCAAAAGGTGCGCGTGTAGTTGTAGCTAAACCGGTACAAACCGGTGAACCTGCCGGGCATGGCGATGCCGCCACGATCTCCAACCTCGCCGGCGTGGAGACCTGCGAGTTCGTGCGCTACCCGGAACCACTTGCTCCAAATCTTTCTGCACGGCGCGCCGCGATGCCCCAACCAGACCGCGCTGAGCTAGTGCAATGGATCCGTAGCATTGAAGCCGATTTCGTCTTCGTAGAAGGCTCCGGAGGTCTGCTCGTGCGTTTGGCAGATGACTTCACACTCGCGGATATCGCGGTTGACCTAGGCGCTCCGCTCATTGTTGTTACCACCTTGGGCCTGGGAAGTCTTAACGCCGCGGAGCTCACCGTAAAGGCGGCGCGGGCCCGTGGGCTGGATGTTGTGGGGCTTATCGGTGGCTCGTTACCCGCAGAGCCGGACCTTGCCACGCGATTGAACCTTGAGGAACTGCCCCATGTCACCGGTGTGCCATTGCTGGGGTGCATTCCAGCTGGTGCCGGAGCAATGAACCAGGAACAGTTCTGCTCCCAGGTTCGACTTAACCCTGTTCCACTGCTTCCACCAGCGCCTTAG